From Apium graveolens cultivar Ventura chromosome 9, ASM990537v1, whole genome shotgun sequence, the proteins below share one genomic window:
- the LOC141683893 gene encoding putative disease resistance protein At4g19050: MAISSTDPSKTASTEKLREGSADLLQYIYEQLTEKEDSIVLVGERGVGKTWIAKKLSERATRGDQFHFTIWIFLNKSYDEKTLCESIARQLSITFSAEEWEADRGKEDAKKEENKAIVWPGLKETIRETLKGKKFLLILDDEGSEEEVADTWSKLNALLLLDQTRSPRVLSTCVDNNCFGGNPLKEIQVNPLSEKESFSLAEKKMGKKFDTLPVNFNKLGTDFVKECKGLPAKIILWAKVFSYYEKQNFGLKTLEAALEKAFSEKNYEIVQLLWSADPYRFRILIDCCWGGSHFFRRRGGVHYNELITYWILEGYLGRIDSIEKAYEAGHCVLMDLVDCRILKELEAGYVIMYKHELDLHALLQPGFGTTAGLGLATVLDPEQDVFCGRITHGDGIMKAVDAYEDGQYVSTLMRDGSQLIGEVSLDSFLESKQKLRILAFFNSTIRSLSSLLSDMKSLRMLIFRGCDIIDDVKEILDLENLIVLEISGPSCVEILPDNFFEKMQNLQVLNLSELHIKSLPTSLYTCQKITWLILRRCPKLESLGNIQKLTELMVLDLSDSTSLSSIKDKHLLSKMALHTINLSNTRIKIIPIIKDLENLTHLFLSDCTEMGRLRGMSSLDKLLVLGLSNSRKFKEFHDQSFGTMTDLKVIDLSGCSINRLPANISNPSYLYLRGCPRLKKLFSMEILKAVEVLDVSGSSRLVEIEPDFFKQLTDLRVLNLSKTMVKSLPSVSSLSSLRELSLSHCAYVEELKGLDSLKQLEVIDLSHCSALTSIADNSFQHMSRLQMLDLSYTKIKMLPSLSEANSLRHLILKKCVNLELLPLPNLSKLVELNLSCVSLSSEGANSVESMCDLEILDLSETNLKCLPSMSKLKNLNQLYLRGCLLLNEVKNLGELTELEVLDLSGTALRKLENLHNLYKLRHLLLKDCSNILEIPQLSMSDLLEPNVTILPCGIPRLTHLELLDLPRKVSQGSDTTKDPREHQNQQQWIISSWPAKALESNDNEQIISVSGTQFLDLLEGNPNMLTTSFQKFRFLIRPMEMKNTCRKKYIYKDELIFRDTWSTTEIAHSMQRSLEIRGFESYPKGVEGVLCHAKFVILIDNSCIKWISESYLNGMKELEGCWIERCNEMARVVKMNVTAAESGQQLKEITNLEGSSDARKAADAIGLKSVPSSGNLQRNSFNNLKYFYLNFCPKLSVVFPSSQRLENLEILEIRFCAELESLFEAESAELPRLVTLHLWALPKLKTVGAPMPALLSLRVGECPMLDISSSEQPEETVMWDSAENYKSFK, encoded by the coding sequence ATGGCTATAAGTTCAACTGATCCATCGAAAACTGCCTCAACTGAAAAACTGAGAGAAGGTTCAGCTGATCTACTGCAATACATATATGAGCAGCTTACGGAGAAAGAAGATTCCATTGTTCTAGTTGGGGAGCGAGGAGTCGGGAAAACATGGATAGCAAAAAAATTAAGTGAACGTGCAACTAGAGGAGATCAATTTCATTTCACTATTTGGATATTCTTGAACAAAAGTTATGATGAAAAGACACTTTGTGAGAGTATTGCTCGTCAGTTGTCCATTACATTTTCTGCTGAGGAGTGGGAAGCTGATAGGGGAAAAGAAGATGCCAAAAAGGAAGAAAATAAGGCCATAGTTTGGCCGGGATTGAAAGAGACGATACGTGAAACACTCAAAGGGAAGAAATTTCTTCTAATTTTAGATGATGAAGGAAGTGAAGAAGAAGTAGCAGATACATGGAGCAAATTGAATGCATTGCTGCTCCTTGACCAAACAAGATCACCCAGGGTTCTGAGTACTTGCGTGGACAACAATTGTTTTGGTGGAAATCCACTTAAAGAGATTCAAGTCAACCCTCTATCTGAAAAGGAGTCATTTTCCTTGGCAGAAAAAAAAATGGGGAAAAAATTTGACACTTTGCCTGTTAATTTTAATAAACTGGGCACAGACTTCGTCAAAGAGTGTAAAGGACTTCCTGCTAAAATTATCTTGTGGGCAAAAGTATTTAGCTACTATGAAAAGCAGAATTTTGGACTGAAAACACTGGAAGCTGCCCTGGAGAAAGCTTTTAGTGAAAAAAACTACGAAATTGTGCAGTTACTCTGGAGTGCAGACCCATATAGGTTTCGTATTTTAATTGACTGTTGTTGGGGTGGCAGCCACTTTTTTCGAAGACGTGGTGGTGTGCACTACAATGAGTTGATAACTTACTGGATATTGGAAGGATACCTTGGCCGCATCGATTCTATTGAAAAAGCTTATGAAGCAGGACATTGTGTGTTGATGGATCTCGTAGATTGTCGGATTTTGAAAGAACTAGAGGCTGGTTACGTGATCATGTATAAGCATGAGTTGGACTTGCATGCACTGCTCCAGCCTGGATTCGGTACAACAGCTGGTTTAGGATTGGCCACTGTACTTGATCCCGAGCAGGATGTCTTTTGTGGGAGAATCACACACGGGGATGGAATTATGAAAGCGGTTGATGCCTATGAGGATGGACAGTATGTTTCAACTTTGATGCGTGATGGGAGCCAGCTTATAGGAGAAGTCTCCCTTGATTCTTTTCTCGAGAGCAAGCAGAAACTTCGCATTCTTGCATTTTTCAACTCAACCATCAGATCACTTTCATCGCTTTTGTCTGACATGAAAAGCCTTCGCATGCTTATTTTCAGAGGATGTGACATTATTGATGATGTCAAGGAGATTTTAGATCTTGAAAATTTAATCGTTCTCGAAATATCTGGTCCTAGTTGTGTGGAAATTCTCCCAGATAATTTTTTTGAGAAGATGCAGAATCTTCAAGTCCTCAATCTCTCTGAACTCCATATAAAATCATTACCTACATCTCTTTACACTTGCCAAAAGATAACTTGGCTTATCCTTCGAAGGTGTCCTAAATTGGAATCTCTTGGTAATATCCAGAAGCTAACAGAACTTATGGTTCTTGATCTTTCTGATTCTACCTCTTTGTCCTCAATTAAGGATAAGCACCTCCTGTCTAAAATGGCTCTCCATACAATCAATCTTTCAAATACCAGGATCAAAATAATACCCATTATTAAAGATCTGGAAAATCTCACTCATCTCTTTTTAAGTGACTGTACAGAGATGGGTAGACTGCGTGGCATGTCTTCGCTAGATAAACTCCTAGTTCTTGGTCTTTCAAATTCTAGAAAGTTCAAGGAGTTTCATGATCAGTCATTTGGAACTATGACTGACCTTAAAGTTATTGATCTATCTGGATGCTCAATTAATCGGTTACCTGCCAACATCAGCAATCCTAGTTACCTTTATCTGAGAGGTTGCCCTCGCCTGAAGAAATTGTTTAGCATGGAAATTCTTAAAGCTGTCGAGGTACTCGATGTTTCAGGTTCCAGCAGATTGGTTGAAATTGAACCTGATTTCTTCAAACAGCTGACAGATCTTCGAGTACTCAACCTTTCCAAAACAATGGTTAAAAGCTTGCCATCTGTTTCTAGTCTTTCCAGTCTGCGCGAGCTTTCACTATCACATTGTGCATATGTAGAGGAATTAAAGGGACTAGATTCTCTTAAACAACTAGAGGTGATTGATCTTTCGCACTGTAGTGCATTAACAAGCATAGCAGACAATTCTTTTCAGCATATGTCGCGTCTTCAGATGCTCGACCTCTCCTATACAAAAATTAAAATGCTACCAAGCCTTTCTGAAGCTAACAGCCTTCGTCACCTCATACTGAAGAAATGTGTGAACTTAGAGTTACTTCCACTTCCCAATCTATCAAAGCTTGTGGAGTTAAATCTTTCGTGTGTCAGTCTTTCATCAGAAGGTGCTAACTCTGTGGAGTCTATGTGTGATCTTGAAATTCTTGATCTCTCTGAAACAAATCTTAAGTGTCTACCATCCATGTCAAAACTCAAAAATCTGAATCAGCTTTATCTCAGGGGTTGCCTACTGTTGAATGAAGTAAAAAATTTAGGTGAACTTACAGAGCTGGAGGTTCTGGATCTCTCTGGAACAGCTTTAAGAAAACTAGAGAACCTTCACAACTTATACAAACTTCGTCATCTCCTACTTAAAGACTGTTCAAACATCTTAGAAATTCCGCAGCTGAGTATGAGTGATCTCTTGGAACCCAACGTCACAATACTTCCGTGTGGAATTCCAAGGTTGACTCATCTTGAGCTTCTTGATCTTCCAAGGAAGGTTAGTCAAGGATCTGACACGACAAAGGATCCCCGAGAACATCAGAATCAACAACAGTGGATCATTTCCAGTTGGCCAGCTAAAGCACTTGAAAGCAATGATAATGAACAAATCATATCAGTGAGTGGCACCCAGTTTCTTGATCTACTTGAAGGGAATCCTAACATGTTGACTACTAGCTTCCAGAAGTTTCGTTTCCTCATTCGTCCGATGGAAATGAAAAATACTTGCAGGAAGAAGTATATCTACAAAGACGAACTTATCTTTCGGGATACCTGGTCAACTACTGAAATTGCTCATTCTATGCAACGGTCCTTGGAGATCCGTGGTTTTGAAAGTTACCCGAAGGGTGTCGAAGGGGTTCTCTGCCATGCTAAATTTGTTATCTTAATTGATAATTCATGTATCAAATGGATTTCTGAATCCTATTTGAATGGCATGAAGGAGTTAGAAGGCTGTTGGATAGAGAGATGCAACGAAATGGCGCGTGTTGTGAAGATGAATGTTACTGCTGCAGAATCAGGACAACAGTTGAAAGAGATTACCAACCTGGAAGGTAGTTCGGATGCTAGAAAGGCTGCAGATGCAATCGGCTTGAAGAGTGTGCCTAGTAGTGGAAACCTACAAAGAAATAGCTTTAATAACCTGAAGTATTTTTACCTAAATTTTTGTCCAAAACTCTCTGTGGTATTTCCTTCATCACAACGGCTTGAAAATCTTGAAATACTTGAAATCAGGTTCTGTGCTGAACTGGAGAGTCTGTTTGAAGCAGAGTCGGCTGAATTGCCACGGTTGGTAACACTGCATCTTTGGGCGCTGCCAAAATTAAAAACAGTTGGAGCTCCAATGCCAGCTCTGCTCTCTTTAAGAGTTGGTGAATGTCCTATGCTAGATATATCTTCATCTGAGCAACCGGAAGAAACTGTTATGTGGGATTCTGCTGAAAACTACAAAAGTTTCAAGTGA
- the LOC141683895 gene encoding uncharacterized protein LOC141683895, translated as MEKKQEIDGTNNSELQKKPEKKYPDVPKNLDEDERQKIEEKGKGSSASLYTLADRELEYINKTCQQLEVYDKLVIEKLWLACKKLQVIREAITDGSVSTSVPEHDDETGDDIEKELRQFKKYIRKMKLPIPTKFDAKDLEKQLKDLDKSATKSAEQIAALVLLKQVPRLHRNPTFENSPAFKDFEVQYNELSPNLKLCLLCFSVFPARAIIKKRLMVYWWMAEGFIEQESDEKDLEQLGAEYFDKLIQKDFIKPYHNKRRLEVETCKMPPLIRSAVISIAARTKFFDFHSTGKPAADCPSSFRSALLNDQHGLESNFEFEKFHAVFNVSENVLDIRPEWIHRMKNVVLLYLGRWQSIGNHHIEVDDEKFLEALGDMKHLKLLSLQGISRIVALPDQVTKLENLTILDLRACHNLERIPQEIGLLRSLTHLDLSECYLLERIPKGLSKLKNLLVLKGFAVVKPSKHSCSLEDLSKLLKLRKLSIFTDLKEFPRKDDLIAFQQFKVLAKLKIVWGGGEKKENGELQDHKVENDQETSRATLDSGDDRGSTTEAKAVQALEMDTRKAPQDKTTPSYEGSTLQDTAKLPKLRDLKKNFCFGGTTPLETDTKIAANDAMNSEEPVPQIASEAAPEPINVQGPTSESEVTSAPKSERGLTVPEPAGGITKGLPSSISKTNSSSKRLAREGSSKQPKWKRWKFIWSTTTKNGKDDADSHHLPVTLQKLELQCFPNNKAPDWLNPTKLKELKRLYIRGGQLCELGGNTGGWNDPVDPWGVKILRLKYLTGLAMHWKEVDKLFPDLEFIEKVNCPMLTFFPCDEAGVWINKDKLPKQ; from the coding sequence ATGGAAAAAAAACAAGAGATTGATGGAACCAACAATTCAGAATTACAAAAGAAACCCGAAAAAAAGTACCCAGATGTGCCTAAAAACTTGGATGAAGATGAAAGACAAAAAATCGAAGAAAAAGGCAAAGGCAGCAGCGCGTCATTATACACGTTGGCAGATCGAGAACTGGAATACATAAACAAAACTTGTCAACAACTGGAGGTATACGACAAGCTTGTTATTGAGAAACTTTGGCTGGCTTGCAAAAAGCTTCAGGTGATCCGCGAAGCCATTACAGATGGCTCAGTCTCCACTTCTGTTCCTGAGCATGATGATGAGACAGGCGATGATATTGAGAAAGAGCTTCGACAATTTAAAAAGTACATCAGAAAGATGAAGCTTCCCATACCTACCAAGTTTGATGCCAAGGATTTGGAAAAGCAGTTGAAGGACTTGGATAAGTCTGCTACCAAAAGTGCAGAACAAATAGCTGCACTTGTGCTCTTGAAGCAGGTTCCCAGGTTGcacaggaatccaacttttgaGAATAGTCCAGCATTCAAAGATTTTGAGGTACAATATAATGAACTTTCCCCAAATTTAAAACTTTGTCTGCTATGTTTCTCGGTGTTCCCTGCACGAGCCATTATAAAGAAAAGGCTTATGGTCTACTGGTGGATGGCAGAAGGCTTCATCGAGCAGGAGAGTGATGAAAAAGATTTGGAGCAATTAGGTGCAGAGTATTTTGATAAGCTTATACAAAAGGATTTTATAAAGCCTTATCATAATAAGCGCCGCCTGGAGGTGGAGACATGCAAGATGCCACCTCTCATCCGTTCTGCCGTTATTTCAATTGCTGCGAGAACTAAGTTCTTTGACTTTCATTCAACTGGTAAACCTGCAGCTGATTGCCCTTCTTCATTCCGGTCGGCCTTGTTAAATGATCAACATGGGTTAGAAAGTAACTTTGAGTTCGAGAAATTCCATGCAGTTTTCAATGTGAGTGAAAATGTTCTCGACATTAGGCCTGAATGGATACACAGGATGAAGAATGTTGTTCTTCTGTACTTGGGAAGGTGGCAGTCCATAGGCAACCATCACATTGAAGTGGATGATGAGAAATTCTTGGAGGCCTTAGGTGACATGAAGCACCTCAAGCTTCTAAGCCTTCAAGGTATTTCGAGGATAGTAGCTCTCCCTGACCAGGTCACAAAACTTGAAAATTTGACCATTCTGGATCTCAGAGCATGTCATAATCTTGAGAGGATTCCACAAGAAATTGGATTGCTCCGGAGTTTGACACACCTAGACTTGTCTGAGTGTTATTTGCTTGAAAGGATTCCAAAAGGACTCTCCAAGCTTAAAAACCTCTTAGTTCTTAAGGGTTTTGCAGTTGTAAAGCCTTCAAAGCACTCGTGTAGTCTTGAGGATTTATCTAAACTGCTAAAACTGAGAAAATTAAGCATCTTCACTGATTTAAAAGAATTTCCCCGCAAGGACGATCTTATAGCATTTCAGCAATTCAAAGTACTTGCCAAGCTAAAAATTGTTTGGGGAGGAGGAGAAAAAAAAGAGAACGGGGAACTGCAAGACCATAAAGTAGAGAATGATCAAGAGACTTCAAGGGCAACTCTGGATAGTGGGGATGACAGAGGCTCCACAACAGAAGCTAAAGCAGTGCAAGCACTTGAAATGGATACTAGAAAGGCGCCTCAGGATAAGACTACCCCATCATATGAAGGCAGTACTCTCCAAGATACGGCTAAACTGCCAAAACTGAGAGATCTGAAAAAGAATTTCTGTTTTGGAGGCACAACACCTCTTGAAACTGACACTAAAATTGCTGCCAATGATGCAATGAATTCGGAAGAACCAGTTCCTCAGATTGCATCTGAAGCAGCACCAGAGCCTATAAATGTCCAAGGACCAACAAGTGAGTCTGAAGTTACATCAGCACCAAAATCTGAAAGGGGCCTCACAGTTCCAGAACCAGCAGGAGGTATCACAAAGGGGCTTCCCAGTTCAATAAGTAAAACTAACTCGTCATCCAAGAGACTTGCTCGTGAAGGCTCATCTAAACAACCAAAATGGAAAAGATGGAAATTCATTTGGAGCACAACTACCAAAAATGGGAAAGATGATGCTGACAGTCACCACCTTCCTGTCACATTGCAGAAACTGGAGCTTCAATGCTTTCCTAATAATAAGGCACCCGACTGGCTGAATCCTACTAAGCTCAAGGAACTGAAAAGGCTATACATAAGAGGTGGACAACTTTGTGAACTCGGGGGGAACACTGGTGGATGGAACGATCCAGTGGATCCATGGGGAGTGAAAATTCTTCGTCTCAAGTACTTAACTGGCTTAGCAATGCACTGGAAAGAAGTGGACAAGCTATTTCCAGACCTGGAATTTATCGAGAAAGTCAATTGTCCAATGCTAACATTCTTTCCGTGCGATGAAGCAGGAGTGTGGATCAACAAAGATAAACTTCCAAAGCAGTAA
- the LOC141683352 gene encoding putative serine/threonine-protein kinase PBL5: MRPNNVLLTHDYDPLLANFGLARNQYEDLNQSSETRVLKTFEYLAPEYEDSGIDSSKTDVYSLGVVLLELITGRKTIEETKGKSFLRWARPLLKDKTYGELMDPVVLESHDLHQLFWMVRLTEKCISPDPSKRFSIHKVVNTLLYISPDHDNVDLSLPESEIEPKNRMRETL; encoded by the exons ATGAGACCAAACAATGTTCTGCTAACACATGACTATGATCCATTG CTAGCCAACTTTGGACTCGCAAGAAATCAGTACGAGGACTTAAATCAGTCGTCTGAAACCAGAGTCTTGAAGACTTTTGAATATTTGGCACCAGAATATGAAGATTCCGGAATAGATTCCAGCAAAACAGATGTTTATTCATTGGGTGTCGTTCTTCTGGAACTAATAACCGGTAGAAAAACTATAGAAGAAACAAAGGGAAAAAGCTTCTTAAGATGG GCAAGACCGTTATTGAAAGATAAAACCTATGGAGAACTTATGGATCCTGTCGTGCTAGAGTCTCATGATCTTCATCAATTGTTTTGGATGGTACGTTTAACTGAAAAATGTATCAGTCCAGATCCTAGCAAAAGATTCTCCATACACAAG GTGGTTAATACCCTTCTGTACATTTCGCCAGATCATGACAATGTAGACTTGTCTCTTCCGGAATCTGAGATCGAACCCAAGAACAGGATGAGGGAAACATTATAA